In a genomic window of Ipomoea triloba cultivar NCNSP0323 chromosome 3, ASM357664v1:
- the LOC116014100 gene encoding probable serine/threonine-protein kinase CST: MGNCFGWKAADANTGTTVPQSSSCWPFAPGALTSCSVGSTAFWAMSRIAGYIRLSAAESEDTNNASGEILPKPNLKVYSLADLKVATGNFKSDVVLGIGGFGTVFKGWVDENTLAPSKLGTGMVVAIKKLNPQSTQGFEEWQVLQYTFCSFLIPKG, encoded by the exons ATGGGGAATTGCTTCGGATGGAAGGCTGCTGACGCTAACACTGGCACCACAGTTCCCCAGAGCTCTTCATGCTGGCCTTTCGCTCCAG GGGCATTGACAAGCTGCAGTGTAGGCTCTACTGCATTTTGGGCAATGAGCAGAATTGCTGGCTATATAAGGCTTTCAGCAGCAGAGAGTGAAGACACAAATAATGCCAGTGGAGAGATTTTGCCTAAACCAAATTTGAAGGTTTACAGTTTGGCTGATTTGAAAGTGGCCACTGGGAATTTCAAGTCTGACGTGGTCCTGGGGATAGGAGGTTTTGGGACAGTGTTCAAAGGATGGGTTGATGAAAACACACTTGCACCATCTAAACTTGGCACTGGAATGGTTGTTGCTATCAAAAAATTGAACCCTCAAAGTACACAAGGATTTGAGGAGTGGCAGGTACTGCAATACACATTTTGCTCATTCCTTATCCCGAAAGGTTAA
- the LOC116012319 gene encoding probable serine/threonine-protein kinase PIX13, with translation MKLENGEDNNKGCTAFSELSRIGGYRQLSAAESEDSNANGTILPKPNLKVYSLAELKVVTSNFKPEMVLGTGGFGTMFKGWVDENTLAPSKPGSGMIVAIKRLSPGSLREQSEVNLLGKLSHPNVVKLIGYCQEDEEQLLVYEFMQKGSLDNHLFRRGDAIQWDLRLKIAIGAARGLAFLHTSERQVIYGDMRTSNILLDGNYNAKMSDFGLVRLGPRVMGAEGYAAPEYIATGHVSVKTDVYSFSVILLEILTGLRAIDRNRPTNQHFLVKWVKSMDLSHQKGKLKSIMDPKMEGQYCTKAALQVAQLALRCLENEPCKRPSMNEVVQILEEIEAMGNSLDGN, from the exons ATGAAGTTGGAGAATGGAGAGGA CAACAATAAAGGCTGTACTGCATTTTCTGAACTGAGCAGAATTGGTGGCTATAGACAGCTTTCAGCGGCAGAGAGTGAAGACTCAAATGCGAATGGAACAATTTTGCCGAAACCAAATTTGAAGGTTTACAGTTTGGCTGAATTGAAGGTGGTCACCAGTAATTTTAAGCCTGAGATGGTCTTGGGGACAGGGGGTTTTGGGACAATGTTTAAAGGATGGGTTGATGAGAACACGCTTGCACCATCTAAACCCGGTAGTGGGATGATTGTTGCTATCAAGAGATTGAGCCCTGGAAGTTTGCGAGAACAGTCAGAAGTGAACTTGTTGGGAAAGCTTTCGCATCCTAATGTGGTTAAGCTGATAGGGTATTGTCAGGAAGATGAAGAACAGCTACTTGTCTATGAATTTATGCAGAAGGGAAGCTTGGATAACCATCTTTTCAGAA GAGGTGATGCCATTCAATGGGACTTGCGGCTCAAAATTGCAATAGGAGCAGCCCGGGGCCTAGCTTTTTTGCATACTTCAGAAAGGCAAGTTATCTATGGGGATATGAGGACCTCCAACATTCTTCTTGATGGG AATTACAATGCAAAAATGTCGGATTTTGGGTTAGTTAGACTAGGGCCTCGAGTGATGGGCGCAGAGGGTTATGCTGCACCCGAATACATAGCAACAG GCCATGTATCTGTGAAAACTGATGTGTATAGTTTCAGTGTCATTCTGCTTGAGATATTGACCGGCTTGCGAGCAATTGACCGTAACCGACCTACCAACCAACATTTTTTGGTGAAATGGGTGAAATCCATGGACCTCTCTCATCAGAAAGGGAAGTTGAAGTCTATAATGGATCCTAAAATGGAAGGCCAATATTGTACAAAGGCAGCATTGCAGGTTGCTCAGCTTGCTTTGAGATGCCTGGAAAATGAGCCTTGCAAACGGCCTTCCATGAATGAAGTAGTGCAAATTTTGGAAGAAATTGAAGCTATGGGAAACTCGTTGGATGGGAATTAA
- the LOC116013784 gene encoding probable serine/threonine-protein kinase PIX13, translated as MGNCCSLCGSNTADANSTTTSSSISSLSSSSSTPGISECNTSSWVTSRTSGYSQLSGAIKTPNGKSSSGGYSQFTSVRTGDSDICVKGEIFPVSNLKIYSFGDMKAATNKFRQDTILGSGGFGTVYKGWVNGKTLAPSKYANRMCVAIKKLSPDGSQGFEQWQSEVNFLGKLSHPNVVKLIGYCQEDEELLLVYEFMQKGSLDNHLFRRGDAIQWDLRLKIAIGAARGLAFLHTSERQVIYRDMKTSNILLDGNYNAKMSDFGLARLGPSGENSHVTTRVMGTMGHAAPEYVTTGHLSVKSDVYGFGVILLEILTGLRTIVPSRPSNQHFLAKWVKSMDLSQKGKLKSIMDPKMEGQYCTKAALQVAQLALRCLENEPCKRPSMNEVVQILEEIEAMGNQHT; from the exons ATGGGGAATTGCTGTTCTTTGTGTGGATCCAACACTGCTGACGCTAACTCTACCACCACTTCTTCCAGCATCTCctcactttcttcttcttcttccactcCAG GGATCTCGGAATGTAACACTTCATCTTGGGTCACAAGCAGAACCTCTGGCTATAGCCAGCTTTCAGGAGCAATAA AGACACCAAATGGCAAAAGCAGTAGTGGTGGCTATAGCCAGTTCACGAGCGTGAGGACTGGAGACAGCGATATATGTGTGAAAGGAGAAATTTTTCCTGTGTCGAATTTGAAGATTTATAGTTTTGGTGATATGAAGGCTGCCACGAATAAATTCAGGCAGGATACGATCTTGGGGTCGGGAGGTTTTGGAACAGTGTATAAGGGGTGGGTCAATGGAAAGACGCTTGCACCATCTAAATATGCCAATCGGATGTGCGTTGCTATCAAGAAATTGAGCCCCGATGGTTCGCAAGGGTTTGAGCAGTGGCAG TCAGAAGTGAACTTCTTGGGAAAGCTTTCGCATCCTAATGTGGTTAAGCTGATAGGGTATTGCCAGGAAGATGAAGAACTTCTACTTGTCTATGAATTTATGCAGAAGGGAAGCTTGGATAACCATCTTTTCAGAA GAGGTGATGCCATTCAATGGGACTTGCGGCTTAAAATTGCTATAGGAGCAGCACGGGGCCTAGCTTTTTTGCATACTTCAGAAAGGCAAGTTATCTATAGGGATATGAAGACCTCCAACATTCTTCTTGATGGG AATTACAATGCAAAAATGTCGGATTTTGGGTTAGCTAGACTAGGGCCTTCAGGTGAGAATTCACACGTTACAACTCGAGTGATGGGCACAATGGGTCATGCTGCACCCGAATACGTGACAACAG GCCATCTATCTGTGAAAAGTGATGTGTATGGCTTTGGTGTCATCCTGCTTGAGATATTGACCGGCTTGCGAACAATTGTCCCTAGCCGACCTAGTAACCAACATTTTTTGGCGAAATGGGTGAAATCCATGGACCTCTCTCAGAAAGGGAAGTTGAAGTCTATAATGGATCCTAAAATGGAAGGCCAATATTGTACAAAGGCAGCGTTGCAGGTTGCTCAGCTTGCTTTGAGATGCCTGGAAAATGAGCCTTGCAAACGGCCTTCCATGAATGAAGTTGTGCAAATTTTGGAAGAAATTGAAGCCATGGGAAACCAACATACTTAA